GCAAGTCCTTGGCTCCTGCTGTCCGCTACGGAGCTGCAGGATCCGACTCGGGTCTCGAGCGTCATCGTTCGCGGCGGCTGCTACGAGGCCGAAAGCACCGGGAGCACGCTGGGTGACGCGGTAGCGCTGCAAGGCATCATGGAGTTGCGGGATCGCGCCAGCGTGAACCCGCGACGCGCGCCGCGAGTCCGCCGTTCGTCGACGGTGTTTCGACTCCACGTCGACGAGTTGCGCGGTGTCACGGCGTTCGTGCCGTGTCCGGCGGGCGGGGAACAGCGCGGTTAGAGTTTACTCATTACCGGCATGCGGAGCGCGCCCACGGGGAAGGGCAAGGGTAAACGCGGAGCCGACCCCTTCCTGGCTGACGACGGACACCTCGCCGCCCATCGCGCGCGCCAGCTTGCGGCTGATCGCGAGTCCGAGCCCGCGCCCTTCGCGCCTGCCTTCTTCGGCGCGCGCCAGCGCGTTGCGTCCACGGACGAACGGCTGAAACACCAGCCCGAGATCTTCCTCGGCGATCCCGATCCCGGTATCGGTGACGCGGATCCAGACACAATCGCCGACGACCCGCGCGTCGACCGTGACCGTCGCACCGGGGCGCGAGAAGCGCACGGCGTTGGTCATGAGCTGCAGCAGGATTTCCTCAAGGCGCGTGGCGTCGGCGCGAACGTAGATGTCCCGATCGACCGAATCGCCCGACACGCCGCTGATGATGTGCCTGGCGGCGGCGCTTGCTTCCGTCGCTCGCCTGGCGCTCGCCACCGCGTCATGCACGGGCACGTCTTCAGTGATGAGGTTCTCGCCGTCATCCCACCGCGCGAACGCGATCACCGAGTCCACCAGATTCAGCAGGTGGCGTTCGTTCGCCTGAATCCGCTGCACGTCGTGCTGTTGGTCGCCGGTGAGCGGGCCGCGAACGCCCTCGGCGAGCAGCTGTGCGTATCCGAAGATCGCGTGCAGCGGCGTTCGAAGCCCGTGGCTCAACGACGACATGAAGGCGAGACGCTCGGCCAACGCCACCTCGGCGGCGGCGATCGACCTGGCGCGTTCATCCGCGCGCATCGCGTTGTCGATCGCGAACGCGGCGCCCGCCGCGATCTGCTCCGCCAGCACGCGATCCGCATTGTCGAACGCGCGGCCGCCGCGCGGGCCGATGAACGTCAACGAGCCGATCGTGTCGTCGCGAACGCGCAACGGCACGACCATCACGGCCCCCACGTGCAGGGCGCGCAAGGCGGTCAGCTGCTCGCGCGAGCCGGCGACTTTGGCGAGCGCGTCGTCGGAGAGCTCGGCGATGATCTCGGTGCGGCCCGTGCGCCAGACGCTTGGCGCTCCTCTCCGATCGCGAGGAGGCGGCCAACCGTCGATCAGTGTGGCGGCCGCCGACTGGACGAGCGGGTCAGGATGCAACACCGCGACGCGGCGCGGTGGCGAATCGTGTCCCTCGCCGTGGCGCAGGTCGAGGATGCTCCAGACATTCGGATGCGGCAGCGTGAACCGGGCAACCGACGCGAGCGTTTCGTCGAGGCCGTGCGCGTTCATGGCGAGCGTGGTCGCGCTCGCGACGAGCCGGCTGGCGTTTTTCAGAAAATCCGCTTGCTCCTCGTGCGCGTGCAGGCGCTCGATCAATTGGGAGCGAAGCTCGGTCGTGTCTCGGCTGAGCATGGTGCCCTCGAAAAGCAAACGGGGCGACGGAGCCGGCGGAACCGAGTTGTTCGATTGGCAAGGCTGCGACGGAAGGGGCACGGTCATCGGTCGCACGCAACGTGCCGTTCACGCGCCGCGTGCCGCATTCCGACTACATTCCGGCTGAACGCCGCGCGATGGCCACGATTGTGCTCGTCATGATGACGACGTAGATACAAGTGCAGAGGAGCCGTGCGTCATGATCAGCGCGAGGGCAGTGACCGGCCGGACGCGTCGAAGCGCCGCCCGGATCGCATGACGACGATCAGCCAGCAGACCATCGCCGGTCGGTTGATCGTTGCCGCGCTCGCTGAAACCGATCGCGCCGACGCGGCGGAGCGACTCTCGGATCGCCTCGACTACCTCGCGGGACTTCAGGAACGGTTGGCTGCATCGCTCGACGAGACGGAGATGCGCACGACGTTGTCGGGCGTCTGCCTTCCCGGCGCCGACTCGTGGGCCATTGTTGATCTCGTCGAGGCCGACGATCATCTGCTGCGCCTCGCCATCCCGAGAGCCGATCCCGCCGACCAGGCCATCGCGGATGAGTTGAACGGTCAATGGGCTCCGCGCGACGACGACCCGTTCGGCTATCCGGCCGTCAAGCGTGCTGGAGAAACGATCGCCCTGACCGAGCATGTGGACGACGTGCTCGCCGCGGCGGCGCACCGGCCGGAGAACATCGCGGTTCTCCGTGCGCTCGGATTCGCCGCGTGCCTGGTGGTGCCCATTCGCGCGAACGGCCGCATCACGGGCGCCATCACGTTCGTTGCGCGCCGCGCTCGTGCCGCGTACACGGCCGACGAGATCGAGTTCGCCGAGCAGGTGGCGGCGGCATGCGGACGCGCGCTGGACAACGTGCGTCAATTCGCGGCGATGGATCGGCGCCGGAAGGTCGCCGAGGACTCCGACCGCGCGAAGGTCGACGCCTTGGGGCAGGTGACGCACGAGCTGCGCACGCCGCTCAGCGCCATCGGCGGCTACGCGGAGCTGATGGAAATGGGCGTGCGCGGGCCGATCACGAACGACCAACGTCGCGACCTCGAGCGCATTCGTTGGAATCAGCAGCACTTGCTGTCGTTGATCAGCCAGATTCTTGCGTACGTTCGCGTCGAAACCGGCCGCGCCGAGTTCACGCTCGCCGACGTCGATCTCGGACCGGCCGCGGTCGCGGCCGCGGAGATGGTCGCGCCGCTCATCGAGGCGAAGGGGCAAGTCGTAACCTACGAAGCATGCGAAGCAGGAGCTGCGGTGGCGCTCGGCGACATCGACAAGATTCGGCAAATTCTCATCAACCTCATCACGAACGCGATGAAGTATTCACCCGACCAGGCGCGGCTCGTGGTGCGCTGTGGAACGAGCCGAACCGCCCGCTTCGTCGAAGTGTGCGACGAGGGCGAAGGTATTGCCGCGGACAAGCTCGACTCCATCTTCGAGCCGTTCGTGCAACTGCCGGGCACGGCGGCGAAGCGCGGCGGCGGTGTCGGGTTGGGCCTGGCGATCGCCCGCCAGCTCGCGCGCGGCATGCACGGCGAGCTTTCCGTCGCGAGCGAGCTCCACGTCGGCTCCGCGTTTCGTTTGACGCTTCCGAGCGCTGAACAGGCGCGGCGCGCCACGGATTCGTGATGACGACGTCACCAGCGGCGACGTTGCTCATCATCGAGGATAACGAAGACAATTGCGTGATCATGTCCGTGTGGCTCAAGCACGCCGGCTATCAGGTCGTGCTGGCGCACGACGGCGTGCGGGGCGTCGCGCTGGCGCGTTCGATCGTGCCCAGTGTGATCCTGATGGACGTCGAGCTACCGGGGATGGACGGATGGACCGCCGCGCGAGCGTTGCGCGACGATCCGGCGACCAAGGACATCCCCATCATCGCGCTGACGGCGATGGCGCTGCCGCAAGACGAGGAGCGTGCGCGCGAGGCCGGCGTGGAACTGTATCTGACGAAGCCGGTGAGCCTGGCTCGCGTGCTCGAGAGCGTGCAACAGGTTCTGTGAACGGTTCCAGTCGGTTCCAGTCGGTTCCAGTCGGTTCCAGTCGTACTCGTTCTCGTTTGAACGAGAGTTCGACGTTGCCGTGATAGCGCGTGCCTGGGAGGTACGCTAGTCTCAGGAAGCGCACGACGCCCTCCACACGCGCCGGTAGCGCCAACGACCCATCCAGGAGTGCCATTCACATGTCGCGCGACGGAGGTTCTGTCAACGCGAAAGCGGTGGCGCGACGGCTCGTGGAGCGCGGAGCGGACGGCGAGGTGCAGGCAGAGGCACTCGGCGCGGCGATGCAGCGGGCTGCCGGGCAAGTCGTCGACGATCTCAGAAGTGTCGTCGGCGCCGACGGACTCGACGCGTTGCTCGATCGCGCGATTGCGCGTGCTCAGCACGAACACCCGGCGGTCGCGAGCATGCGGCGCGCCGACGACAGCGCCGGCATTCCACTGAACGTCATGCCGGCGATCGAGGCGCACGGAGCCGCAGCCGCTCGCGCGGGGCTCGAAGCCGTCCTCGCGGCGCTCGTCGACATTCTCACCGCCCTCATCGGAGCGGACATGGTACGTAATCTCCTTCACGCCGACGATTCATGACCGCTTCTCCATCCGTGTCCGACGATTCGGTGATGCGGAACATCGCCACCGGTGTTCCGGGGCTCGATGCCGTGCTTGGCGGCGGCCTCTGCGAGTATGCGTTCAACCTCATCGCGGGCGCCCCGGGCGCGGGCAAGACGACGCTGGTGCAACAGATCTTGTTCGCCAACGCGACGCGCGAACGGTCGGCGCTCTATTTCACGGTACTCGGCGAACCGACGGTGAAGATGCTGCGCTACCAGCGGCAATTCGAGTTCTTTGATGCAGCCCGGGTGCCGACGGCCGTGCGATTCGTCAATCTCGCCGCGGAAGCC
The nucleotide sequence above comes from Gemmatimonadaceae bacterium. Encoded proteins:
- a CDS encoding pyridoxamine 5'-phosphate oxidase family protein, producing MTAAPNVGPSQFLDTPMTTAECEALLRRACFGHLAFSTGRHADVRPIRYAYREDWVYFRADVGLRKIIAASPWLLLSATELQDPTRVSSVIVRGGCYEAESTGSTLGDAVALQGIMELRDRASVNPRRAPRVRRSSTVFRLHVDELRGVTAFVPCPAGGEQRG
- a CDS encoding HAMP domain-containing sensor histidine kinase; this encodes MLSRDTTELRSQLIERLHAHEEQADFLKNASRLVASATTLAMNAHGLDETLASVARFTLPHPNVWSILDLRHGEGHDSPPRRVAVLHPDPLVQSAAATLIDGWPPPRDRRGAPSVWRTGRTEIIAELSDDALAKVAGSREQLTALRALHVGAVMVVPLRVRDDTIGSLTFIGPRGGRAFDNADRVLAEQIAAGAAFAIDNAMRADERARSIAAAEVALAERLAFMSSLSHGLRTPLHAIFGYAQLLAEGVRGPLTGDQQHDVQRIQANERHLLNLVDSVIAFARWDDGENLITEDVPVHDAVASARRATEASAAARHIISGVSGDSVDRDIYVRADATRLEEILLQLMTNAVRFSRPGATVTVDARVVGDCVWIRVTDTGIGIAEEDLGLVFQPFVRGRNALARAEEGRREGRGLGLAISRKLARAMGGEVSVVSQEGVGSAFTLALPRGRAPHAGNE
- a CDS encoding HAMP domain-containing sensor histidine kinase, whose amino-acid sequence is MRHDQREGSDRPDASKRRPDRMTTISQQTIAGRLIVAALAETDRADAAERLSDRLDYLAGLQERLAASLDETEMRTTLSGVCLPGADSWAIVDLVEADDHLLRLAIPRADPADQAIADELNGQWAPRDDDPFGYPAVKRAGETIALTEHVDDVLAAAAHRPENIAVLRALGFAACLVVPIRANGRITGAITFVARRARAAYTADEIEFAEQVAAACGRALDNVRQFAAMDRRRKVAEDSDRAKVDALGQVTHELRTPLSAIGGYAELMEMGVRGPITNDQRRDLERIRWNQQHLLSLISQILAYVRVETGRAEFTLADVDLGPAAVAAAEMVAPLIEAKGQVVTYEACEAGAAVALGDIDKIRQILINLITNAMKYSPDQARLVVRCGTSRTARFVEVCDEGEGIAADKLDSIFEPFVQLPGTAAKRGGGVGLGLAIARQLARGMHGELSVASELHVGSAFRLTLPSAEQARRATDS
- a CDS encoding response regulator, producing the protein MTTSPAATLLIIEDNEDNCVIMSVWLKHAGYQVVLAHDGVRGVALARSIVPSVILMDVELPGMDGWTAARALRDDPATKDIPIIALTAMALPQDEERAREAGVELYLTKPVSLARVLESVQQVL